The sequence below is a genomic window from Lepus europaeus isolate LE1 chromosome 9, mLepTim1.pri, whole genome shotgun sequence.
ACTAGGTCTTGAAATCTGctgttgtgatgcctctagctgtTCTTGTTGCTTAGGGTTTTTTCAGCTGTTTGGGGGCTTTGGTGTTTCCGTATGAATTGTAGAATtgtattttcttgttccatttttGGAAACTGCTAAGACATGCATATTTGATTGTTTGATGGTATCTGATGGATGCCAAACACTGTTCTCAGTCCTAATAGTtccttcttgtttatttttctctgatatttcaGAATACTGATCTAGATCCAGTATTCTTTATTCTGTTGCCCCAGGTCACTTGTTAGGACTTTCTACTGTATTGCTATTTGAATTATTGGATACTTCACTTTGGTCATTATTTAATATCTGTGtccttttcattatttctttaaatttttaattatttgaggtaAACAGATTCCAGTTATACAGATATCTGCGCATACTGCTGCTTCCCACTCTACCATCCTTCCTGCCATGCTCACATCctaccttctccttcctttcttattttctttgaatttttacagtgatacactttcagtttattttctgaTCACCAGCTTATCCCTCTACTACTTACAGAACCAAGGAAGTAGTAAGTACtcaaaccactgttcctcaaggaTGTAGACCACAGCTGTAACAATAACAAAATCTCAGTATGTCAGTGTTGCTCGTGTACATCACATTTTTTCCATACACAGACTAGTCAGGTGCACAGGAACCAAGCTGTAGCTCTCAGCTCCGTGGCCCATATCCAGAACCCCACAGTCACAAGGTCTGTGGTTCCAGTCTCCGCCATGAAGgttccctgtccccagcctggtGGCCTCCAGCAGTGGTGGAACTGCCTGCTATTTCCCGAATGTGGACTGAGCTCAGCTATAGCTCTACTTAAGCAAATAGTTTGTGTCAGTTTGCTGGGATAGGGGAGAAGGTCCACATGGCCTCCTTTCATAGGGCTAAGTAGTGACCCGGACTAAAATGGGCTCCCCAGGCCAGACCTGCATCCAGTGAGGAACTTCCACATGTTTCCCAAAGCTGCCAATGCAGGGACCAGGGAAGCCTCCCCTCACCCTGCCCTGTGAAGATAGCAAGCCTCACCATGCACCACTGGCAGATAGGCAGGAGTGGCTGGCAGCCATGTGTTTGCCACTCTCCTCACTGCTCCATGGATTCTCTGTTTGTTCTGTCCATTCTGCACTGCAAACGTCCCCAGTCAGTCCCCTGAGAATGCTGTCCTGTTTTTTCTGGAACTTTTCTGTGGATAAGGCTAACGTGGCTTCCCTCTGTTCCACCATTTTGAATCTCCTTATTTTCACACGTTTCGGTGAACCCAGAGAACACATTCTATAGGAGATCATTAAACACTTTGAAGTCACTGTATTTGCTCGCGAAGAGACATGTCATTTATTCCTGAACAAGTAGACACTTACTTtccttctcccacatggatttgaAAAGCTTGATCATTCGATTTTCAGTACTGATGAGCACCAGAGGTCCAATGGTGGCATAGCCGTTGCCCACCAACATCAGGAGACAGAGGTGAACCGGGTCGATTTTCCACCACATCCCTGAGAATGAGAACATGACGCAGTCCAACAAGTACAGGAGCACAAAGATGCTCATGAGCAGCAGGATGGTGCGGGTGGCCTTGTGCTCTGGGGAGGCTCTTGGAGAGAGGTTGGTGCTGTGAAGGTGCTGGGACTGCCTCTTGTGCCTACACAGGAGAGTCACCATGTACCCACTTGAGATGGCCATGAGTTCTATAAGGGAGACATCCCTGAAGATAGCAGTTGCAAAAAAAGTATACCTGGGTAAGTAGCTCAGGGGCCTAAGAGAGCAAGACTTGGTGACAAACATAAGACTGTTAGACGTACGATTTGTGGTGGCAATAGTGGAGATTAAGAAACGAGCGCTGATGGACAAATTGAAGACCCATAGCAAGAGAAACCCACACATGATGTGATGTGATGCTGTGCGCTTGACCTTTGCCAaccaggagctcctggggctgAGGGTGATGGCCTGGAGGACGCTCAGCAGGCTGGTGGTGCCCAGGGAGAGGCCCCGCATCACCTGGTGCAAGTAGATGACAGCTTTACATGTGATGTCGTCCCATAACTCCTGAGTCTCAATAATGTCTGTGGCTATGACCCCCACAGTGATCAGCATCAGCAGGTGGATGAGGGCCAGGTGCCCAATGGCCAGGTCTGTGGGCCTGGGCCTGTGCTGGAGAAAGAACCAGAGGACgtggaagagaagaaggaaggcgTTGGCTGTGATCCCAATGCTGACTTCAGAGTAAAAGGCATTTCTTAtggcaataaaatgaaaagctatATTCTTTTTAGTCATCTTTTtatgggaagagagaaaaagcatTTAGTGAATGAGGAAAAAGTAAGAAAAGTTATCGCGAATAAGAATACCTTTATGATTCTCAACCACAGTACCCCCTTGTGGATCCATGTGGATCAATCCCAGTGCATGCTCTTACCCCGGGTTACTGCAGCCCCTCTCACCCTCTCCAGGTAGCCGCTCTGTTTCTGCTGCACACCTGCCAGTTGTGGTTGGATACTGCATCCCACTGCTCAGCTCCCGCAGGACCTGACAGTAAAATTGCCATTATGTGAAAGGTGCCTGCAGAGTGTTAccctctttttactttttcagtgTTGAGGGCAATGAGTTTCCCCTTGAATCTGCAAATCCTGATAAAATTCTGATTACATAATAAGAGTACTAGAATTTTTGGTGATTTCTAATCAGCACTTTAGGAAAGCAGAAATCCGACTGCCCATGTAATAATAATCAATGGTATATCCATGTGTGCACTTAGTTTTATCTCACTgctatgatatttatttttgtttattttcatataaacaCTCTTAATACATGAGAGAGCAAAGGTTGGTTAGTATAGATTCCGAATTTAAATGTCTGATCTGAGTTTTGCTAAATGTGTGACCTTCAAGTGTCAGTGAACACATGAGCCCAAGTCATCTCATCAGTAACTACAGTGAGCGTGTCACTTACTAGAGATGCTGTGTGTGTAGGTGTTAGGTAAACGTGTGAACAAGCACAGtgcctgtggaacagtggtctctGTGGAAACTGCAGCCATTGCTGTCCCAGTGAGGTTTTCCTCATGAGCTCACCTTGAGAGAGTGCCGTCCTCTCCTTACTTTCCAGCCCTGTCCCTGCCTAGAGGAGCAGGGGGCCGTGAGCATCACAGTAGCAGGTGCTGAACGCCCTCTGTTCCACGGTTCCTTCTCTGTGTTCCTGGCTTGTGGAAACCGCAGTGACTATGTTCATAGTCTAAGCAGATGGAGATACTGATGGGGCacttcctctgcctgcaacaggAAGGTGGTTCTAGAAGGTGGTTCTAAAAGGCTCTTCACAGAGGCCTGAGCCTTCCTGTCTTCCACATGCCAGGGAGAGCCTGGGATCCAAGTGTTGAGTGTATGCTGGAGAACTTGGTTATGAGCTACTATGGATGTCTCCCCTGTGCAGTGTTCCCATacactttgcttccaatcctaGAAGTTTGAGGCATATCATAGCATTTAAAAACCCTAGTAATATTGACATCTGTATCATCTGAAAATCAGAGTGTCAGGCTGAATTGCATCCACAGCAAATTACAGTGTTGTAATCTACCATCTGTGTTGCTAAGGAGCAGCGGAAGGGTTTAAGCAAAATTTGTGTTTAGCATCTAAGAATTCCAGAGCATGTGGGAATTTGGTCTAAACCTTGGAAAATGTGCAGTTTTCTACAATGGAAACTGCATAGTAGTATGTAGAATATTTAACcattttttcctcaaagaaatgATCAAGTAAATGACATGATCTTCTCCATACTTGTAGCAAGATAAGCTTTAATCCTATGATATGCTCggggaaaaacaggaaaatatgtgTCTCGCtattctcctctctctgcgtgtTAAGGGTCCTGTGCTGCCATCAAGCAAACAGAACAGCCATCCCTTTCTGTCCTGTGTTAATATGAAACTCCCCTGTGTACTGTGTATCTGTTACACCGGATACCCCAAATCTGACAGTGTTTTAATTTATGACCTTTATtagattaatattttaatgtgacaCTTTAAAAGATtgcaatgaaattaaaattgtaaatttctttttggtTATTTGAAGCATTTGAGGATTTCTGTTAATTGAAATATATGAACATCAAAAAACAATTGAAACATGATTTTCTTGAAACATTGAATTCCTTGTCTATGGAAGGTTTTTAAACTGTTAATTGtaatgctggggccggcgccatggctgacttggttaatcttctgcctgcagtgccggtatcccatatgggcaccgggttctactcccggttgctcctcttccagtccagctctctgctgtggcctgggagggaattggagggtgacccaagtgcttgggcaactgcatccgcatgggagaccaccaggaggaagcacctggctcctagctttggatcggcacaacgctatccatagcaaccatttggggagtgaactaatggaaagaagacctctctctctctctctctctctctctctctgtcaaataaaaaatagaaaaataaaaatacacttgtcttttaattcaaatATTATCTGAACTCTTTGAAGCTCCCTTTTGCAGGCTTTGCTTTGTTTCATATCTTAAATGTAGTTGAACCTCacaaggacgagtccatcacagTATAAAACTGACTTGCCAGCTTCTGTCAGCAT
It includes:
- the LOC133766665 gene encoding vomeronasal type-1 receptor 90-like, encoding MTKKNIAFHFIAIRNAFYSEVSIGITANAFLLLFHVLWFFLQHRPRPTDLAIGHLALIHLLMLITVGVIATDIIETQELWDDITCKAVIYLHQVMRGLSLGTTSLLSVLQAITLSPRSSWLAKVKRTASHHIMCGFLLLWVFNLSISARFLISTIATTNRTSNSLMFVTKSCSLRPLSYLPRYTFFATAIFRDVSLIELMAISSGYMVTLLCRHKRQSQHLHSTNLSPRASPEHKATRTILLLMSIFVLLYLLDCVMFSFSGMWWKIDPVHLCLLMLVGNGYATIGPLVLISTENRMIKLFKSMWEKESTTMTIHREMSSGRPSLKACRFLSGAWILPAVILGRFVAASEETGLQQSSTAQESSLCNTMGKSQDMCSVHSAQCGSSCVLRELSSGMQYPTTTGRCAAETERLPGEGERGCSNPG